Proteins from one Clostridium cellulovorans 743B genomic window:
- a CDS encoding YlmC/YmxH family sporulation protein, translated as MNKAMFSINNVRQLEVIDINSGTKLGYIKDLRIDCDRYKVVSIIIPDNKKQSTWFSKSEDIEISWEKIHKVGQDVILIDGEEYIDEE; from the coding sequence ATGAATAAAGCTATGTTTTCTATAAATAATGTAAGACAACTTGAGGTTATAGATATAAACTCAGGAACAAAACTTGGTTATATAAAAGATTTAAGAATAGACTGTGACAGATATAAAGTTGTATCAATAATTATTCCAGATAATAAGAAACAATCCACATGGTTTAGTAAAAGTGAAGATATAGAAATTTCATGGGAAAAAATACATAAGGTAGGACAAGATGTTATTCTTATAGATGGAGAAGAATATATTGATGAAGAGTAA
- the phoU gene encoding phosphate signaling complex protein PhoU, with product MRKSFDISIKELHNDLLRMGCETEKQIYNAVKALQTQDISLANKVIAEDDIIDEMQKEIDDKAIRLVAMQNPLATDLRDIFSATKVSSDLERMADHAVDIAKIAKKLSKENYIKKLLDIPVMADLVVKMITDGVDAYINGNMKDAYDIGKRDDDIDSFYKKIFDEFLSLIKTDTDKSNQVAQFLFVVKYLERIADHVTNICEQTIYVCTGNYKDLNE from the coding sequence ATGAGAAAATCTTTTGACATTAGTATTAAAGAATTACACAATGACCTATTAAGAATGGGTTGTGAAACTGAAAAACAAATTTATAATGCAGTAAAAGCATTGCAAACTCAGGATATAAGCTTAGCTAATAAGGTTATAGCTGAGGACGATATTATTGATGAAATGCAGAAAGAAATTGATGATAAAGCCATAAGGCTTGTAGCTATGCAGAATCCTTTAGCTACTGATTTAAGAGATATTTTCTCTGCTACTAAAGTTAGTTCGGATTTAGAAAGAATGGCAGATCATGCAGTGGATATTGCGAAAATCGCAAAAAAGCTTTCTAAAGAAAATTATATAAAAAAGCTTCTAGATATACCGGTTATGGCTGATTTAGTTGTAAAAATGATTACAGATGGTGTAGATGCCTATATCAATGGAAATATGAAAGATGCATATGATATCGGTAAAAGAGACGATGATATAGATAGCTTCTATAAGAAGATTTTTGATGAGTTTTTGAGTTTAATAAAGACAGATACTGATAAATCAAACCAGGTTGCACAATTTTTATTTGTAGTAAAGTATTTAGAAAGAATTGCAGACCATGTTACAAATATTTGTGAACAAACTATTTACGTATGTACTGGAAATTATAAAGACTTAAATGAATAA
- the pgeF gene encoding peptidoglycan editing factor PgeF — MQYDISKIFIERNYGKVKIVCTNGESKFDMSLKSGEFIKNIEYIKKIYNVKSIGYLNQVHSTIIKEFDGIPSEGDAIITDKKQVALGVFTADCVPVLLFDEKKDVIAAIHSGWRGTYDEITLKTLIKMKKVYDVNGEDIVAVIGPHIRSCCYEVSDDLINSFKSKEIYKDININNGRNLDLSSCISAQLKQFGVKVENIIDMELCTRCDEDIIFHSYRRDKEKSGRNFSFIFIS; from the coding sequence ATGCAATATGACATAAGCAAAATTTTTATTGAAAGAAACTATGGAAAGGTAAAAATTGTTTGTACCAATGGAGAATCAAAGTTTGATATGTCTCTTAAGAGTGGTGAGTTTATAAAAAATATTGAGTATATAAAAAAAATATATAACGTAAAGTCCATAGGATACTTAAATCAAGTTCATAGTACAATAATTAAAGAGTTTGATGGAATACCTTCAGAAGGAGATGCTATTATAACAGATAAAAAGCAAGTTGCACTTGGGGTCTTTACAGCTGATTGTGTACCTGTTTTATTATTTGATGAAAAGAAAGATGTGATAGCAGCAATTCATAGTGGATGGAGAGGGACTTATGATGAGATTACATTAAAGACTCTTATAAAAATGAAAAAAGTATATGATGTTAATGGCGAAGATATTGTAGCTGTAATTGGACCACATATTCGAAGCTGCTGTTATGAGGTAAGTGATGATTTAATCAATAGTTTTAAAAGTAAAGAAATCTATAAAGATATTAATATAAATAATGGTAGAAACTTAGATTTATCGTCATGTATAAGCGCTCAATTAAAACAGTTTGGTGTAAAGGTGGAAAATATAATAGATATGGAGCTTTGCACAAGATGTGATGAAGATATTATCTTTCATTCTTACAGAAGAGATAAAGAAAAATCAGGTAGAAATTTTTCTTTTATATTTATAAGTTAG
- a CDS encoding phosphate ABC transporter substrate-binding protein gives MKKKTLLITTALMAMTMFAGVLSGCSDDKASTDNKESKTEDTNKDNSNYSGSITAAGSTALQQLVENTSKKFMDKYPDCIINVQGGGSGTGVNQVAEGNIQIGNSDVPAKDKIKDEAKAAELVDTKICAQSFAMVVSKDNKVDNLTKDQIAKIFSGEIKNWKEVGGEDVAIEIINRPATSGTRAVFTKTIMGSVAVKEDLGTAQDSSGTVVTAVEGSKGAISYLSSSYVTDKVKIKALKIDGVENTVANIAANKYPFWSYGYMVTKGEPKNEVKGFIDFLMNDTETIKSMGYIPMSELKK, from the coding sequence ATGAAAAAGAAGACATTACTTATAACAACTGCATTAATGGCAATGACAATGTTTGCTGGAGTATTAAGTGGTTGTAGCGATGACAAGGCGTCTACTGATAATAAGGAAAGTAAGACAGAAGATACAAACAAGGACAATTCTAATTATTCAGGTTCAATTACTGCGGCTGGATCTACAGCGCTTCAACAATTAGTTGAAAATACTTCTAAAAAGTTTATGGATAAATATCCAGATTGCATTATCAATGTTCAAGGTGGTGGTTCAGGTACAGGTGTTAACCAAGTAGCTGAAGGTAATATTCAAATAGGAAATTCTGATGTTCCAGCAAAAGATAAAATAAAAGATGAAGCTAAGGCAGCGGAATTAGTTGATACTAAGATTTGTGCTCAAAGCTTTGCTATGGTAGTAAGCAAAGATAACAAAGTTGATAATTTAACAAAAGACCAAATAGCTAAAATTTTCTCTGGTGAAATCAAGAACTGGAAAGAAGTTGGTGGAGAAGATGTTGCAATTGAAATTATTAACAGACCAGCAACATCTGGTACAAGAGCTGTATTTACAAAAACAATTATGGGTAGTGTAGCTGTTAAAGAAGATCTTGGAACAGCACAAGATTCTTCAGGAACTGTCGTTACAGCTGTAGAAGGTTCAAAAGGTGCTATAAGCTATCTTTCATCTTCATACGTAACTGATAAAGTAAAAATAAAAGCTTTAAAAATTGACGGTGTTGAAAATACGGTTGCAAATATAGCAGCAAATAAATATCCATTCTGGTCATATGGATACATGGTTACAAAAGGCGAACCTAAAAATGAAGTAAAAGGATTCATAGATTTCTTAATGAATGATACAGAAACAATTAAAAGCATGGGATATATTCCTATGAGTGAACTAAAAAAATAA
- the pstA gene encoding phosphate ABC transporter permease PstA, translating to MNAKTYDKIWTCILYIIAISVVTLLTVLLGAIIIRGWGFLDFKFLFGKANASEAGSGIGPQLFNSFYLLILSLAITIPLGIGAGIYLSEYAKEGRLLNFIRLCLETMSSLPSIVVGLFGLLIFVNTTKWGFTLIGGALAIAIINLPSLTRVSENAIKAAGKSVKEASLGLGATRWQTIKKVILPSAVPQILTGVILAAGRIFGEAAALIYTAGMSAPSTRIAASMTSKANPFNIFRPAETLAVHIWKLNSEALAPDAKIVAAKSAAVLITMVLIFNIAARILGKKIHSSYTGQK from the coding sequence ATGAATGCTAAAACCTACGATAAAATATGGACTTGTATTTTATATATAATAGCTATTTCAGTAGTAACCCTACTGACAGTATTATTAGGAGCTATAATAATAAGGGGATGGGGATTTCTAGACTTTAAGTTTTTATTTGGGAAAGCTAATGCTTCAGAGGCTGGTAGTGGTATAGGACCACAATTATTCAACTCCTTCTATTTGCTTATATTATCTTTAGCAATAACTATACCATTAGGAATAGGTGCTGGTATTTATCTTTCAGAATACGCTAAAGAAGGAAGGTTACTAAACTTTATAAGATTATGTTTAGAAACAATGTCTTCTCTTCCATCAATCGTTGTTGGATTGTTTGGGTTATTAATCTTTGTAAATACTACTAAGTGGGGATTTACGTTAATTGGAGGAGCTTTAGCTATTGCAATTATTAATCTACCATCATTAACAAGGGTAAGTGAAAATGCTATAAAAGCAGCAGGAAAAAGTGTTAAAGAAGCTAGTCTTGGGCTTGGAGCTACAAGGTGGCAGACTATTAAAAAAGTGATATTACCTTCTGCAGTTCCTCAAATTCTAACAGGTGTAATTTTAGCGGCAGGAAGAATATTTGGTGAAGCAGCTGCACTTATATATACTGCTGGAATGAGTGCACCATCTACAAGGATAGCAGCATCAATGACTAGTAAAGCAAATCCCTTTAATATATTTAGACCAGCAGAAACTCTTGCAGTGCATATTTGGAAGCTTAATTCAGAAGCTTTAGCTCCAGATGCAAAGATTGTAGCTGCTAAGTCAGCAGCAGTGCTTATAACAATGGTTTTAATTTTTAATATAGCAGCTAGAATATTAGGTAAGAAAATTCATAGTAGCTACACAGGACAAAAGTAA
- a CDS encoding HAMP domain-containing sensor histidine kinase, giving the protein MKKKLITYFILCLTIITLISGILFYIIGNMQERNRTKDNLQKDNAMLIQLYKQKNLSIDELIELLSNVSIDLGRYTLISPEGVVAYDSESLAAEKVNHNDRIEVIEAREDGEGYSTRYSETLKENMMYYATKLDNGYILRTSMHMEGAFEIEKNYLKYYVIVLSLLSVVTIYISTSLANRLVMPIKELQMTASKISRGDLESRVKIYSQDEVGDLGRVFNIMTSKMEAAINKLTEEQNTLQAILESMESGVIAIDDEDRVILTNLYVEKIFGIKTNVLGEKIINLVRDIEIEKIIKANNNVPKEIEIRHPQPRSLRIKTAYIRKGYEIIGRVAVVQDITDIKKLENLRYQFMANVSHELKTPLTSIKGFAETLRYVKEDDKKEKFLNIINEEANRLTSLINDILTLSDIETHKDKLYEDIEVNAIIKDVFLLLKPIADEKEIQLTYDISDTTVIVSGEQNKFKQMLINLIDNAIKYSDRNGFVKVQCFLKEDYVVITVEDNGIGIENICLNRIFERFYRVDEARSRARGGTGLGLAIVKHIILEFKGTIDVESEIGKGTKFIVKVPKA; this is encoded by the coding sequence ATGAAAAAGAAACTAATAACATATTTCATTTTATGTTTAACTATTATAACTTTAATTTCCGGAATCCTTTTTTATATTATAGGAAACATGCAAGAGAGAAATAGAACCAAGGATAATTTGCAAAAAGATAATGCTATGCTAATACAATTATACAAGCAAAAAAATCTTTCAATAGATGAGTTGATAGAATTATTGTCTAATGTATCAATTGATTTAGGAAGATATACATTGATTAGCCCTGAAGGAGTGGTTGCATATGACTCAGAATCTCTAGCTGCTGAAAAAGTAAATCATAACGATAGAATAGAGGTTATCGAAGCTAGAGAAGATGGCGAAGGGTATTCAACAAGATATAGTGAAACGTTGAAAGAAAATATGATGTATTATGCAACAAAATTAGATAATGGATATATTTTAAGAACTTCCATGCATATGGAAGGGGCATTTGAGATAGAGAAAAATTATCTTAAATATTATGTGATTGTATTATCACTTTTATCTGTTGTAACAATATATATATCAACTTCTTTAGCTAATAGATTAGTTATGCCAATAAAAGAACTTCAGATGACTGCGTCTAAGATATCCAGAGGAGATCTTGAAAGTAGGGTAAAAATTTATAGCCAAGATGAGGTTGGGGATTTAGGAAGAGTTTTTAATATTATGACTTCTAAGATGGAAGCAGCTATCAATAAGCTTACAGAAGAGCAAAATACACTACAAGCTATACTGGAAAGTATGGAGAGTGGGGTAATTGCAATAGATGACGAGGATAGAGTAATACTAACCAATCTTTATGTAGAAAAAATTTTTGGTATCAAAACTAATGTATTGGGAGAAAAAATAATAAATTTAGTAAGGGATATAGAAATTGAGAAAATTATCAAGGCTAATAATAATGTACCAAAAGAAATAGAAATAAGACATCCACAGCCTAGAAGTTTAAGGATAAAAACTGCTTATATACGAAAAGGTTATGAAATAATCGGAAGAGTTGCCGTGGTTCAAGATATAACAGATATTAAGAAATTAGAAAATTTAAGATATCAGTTTATGGCAAATGTTTCTCACGAGCTGAAAACACCATTAACTTCTATCAAAGGTTTTGCTGAAACTTTGAGATATGTAAAAGAGGATGATAAAAAGGAAAAATTTCTAAATATAATTAACGAAGAAGCAAATAGGTTGACATCCCTTATTAATGACATTCTAACTTTATCTGATATAGAAACACATAAAGACAAATTATATGAGGATATAGAAGTAAATGCAATAATAAAAGATGTATTTTTACTACTTAAGCCTATTGCTGATGAAAAAGAAATTCAATTAACTTATGATATATCAGATACAACTGTAATTGTATCTGGAGAACAAAATAAGTTTAAACAAATGCTTATAAACCTCATCGATAATGCAATAAAATACTCAGATAGAAATGGTTTTGTTAAAGTTCAATGCTTCTTAAAAGAGGACTATGTAGTTATTACCGTTGAGGATAATGGGATTGGAATTGAAAATATTTGTTTAAATAGGATTTTTGAGAGGTTTTATAGAGTGGACGAAGCTAGATCAAGAGCCAGAGGTGGGACAGGTCTTGGATTGGCTATTGTAAAGCACATAATACTTGAATTTAAGGGTACAATAGATGTAGAAAGTGAGATAGGAAAAGGAACAAAATTTATTGTGAAAGTTCCTAAAGCTTAA
- the pstB gene encoding phosphate ABC transporter ATP-binding protein PstB has translation MSIISTRDLNLHYGAAHALKSINMEIDKNAVTALIGPSGCGKSTFLRTLNRMNDLIDIVRIDGEVIYEDENIYNKDYDIINLRKKVGMVFQKANPFPMSIYDNIAYGPRIHGIKNKAQLDEIVEKSLKGAALWEEAKDRLKKSGLGLSGGQQQRLCIARTLAVEPEIILMDEPTSALDPISTLKVEELMDELKKKYTVIIVTHNMQQAGRVADNTAFFLNGEVVEYGKTSDIFYNPRDKRTEDYITGRFG, from the coding sequence ATGAGTATAATATCCACAAGAGATTTGAATTTACATTATGGTGCAGCCCATGCACTAAAAAGTATAAATATGGAAATAGATAAAAATGCAGTTACTGCCCTAATCGGACCATCCGGTTGTGGAAAGTCAACATTTTTAAGAACTCTTAATAGGATGAATGATTTAATTGATATAGTGAGAATTGATGGCGAAGTAATTTATGAAGATGAGAACATCTATAATAAAGATTATGACATAATTAATCTTAGAAAAAAGGTAGGAATGGTGTTTCAAAAAGCAAATCCTTTTCCTATGTCGATATATGACAATATAGCTTATGGACCAAGAATACATGGAATAAAAAATAAGGCACAATTAGATGAAATCGTTGAAAAAAGTCTTAAAGGGGCTGCACTTTGGGAAGAAGCAAAAGACAGATTAAAGAAAAGTGGACTTGGATTATCAGGGGGGCAACAACAAAGATTATGTATAGCAAGGACTTTAGCTGTTGAGCCAGAGATAATTCTAATGGATGAACCTACATCAGCATTAGACCCTATTTCAACTTTAAAAGTTGAAGAGTTGATGGATGAGCTAAAGAAAAAATATACGGTTATAATCGTTACACATAATATGCAACAAGCTGGTAGAGTTGCAGATAATACAGCTTTCTTCTTAAATGGAGAAGTTGTAGAGTATGGAAAAACTTCTGATATATTCTATAATCCAAGGGATAAGAGGACAGAGGATTATATAACCGGAAGATTTGGATAA
- a CDS encoding response regulator transcription factor translates to MAKEKILIVDDEEHIVELIKYNLEAEEYKVLTAHDGIEAGKIAKKEKPSLILLDLMLPGISGMEVCKKIRRDDEISEIPIIMLTAKSDELDKILGLELGADDYITKPFSIRELLARVKAVLRRTNTVAVSTNSRFGELTIDFSKYEVRKNDIKVDLTLKEFELLNILVKNRGKVLTRDVLLDKIWGYEYIGETRTVDVHIRHLRKKIEDDDSSPKYIETIRGIGYRFSYDEETV, encoded by the coding sequence ATGGCTAAAGAAAAGATACTTATTGTTGATGATGAAGAACATATTGTTGAATTAATAAAATATAACTTAGAAGCTGAGGAGTATAAAGTTTTAACTGCTCATGATGGAATTGAAGCTGGAAAAATAGCTAAAAAAGAAAAACCATCACTTATTCTCTTGGACTTAATGCTTCCAGGTATAAGTGGAATGGAAGTATGCAAAAAAATAAGAAGGGATGATGAAATTTCAGAAATTCCTATAATTATGCTTACAGCTAAGAGTGATGAACTTGATAAAATTCTAGGACTTGAGCTTGGAGCAGATGATTATATTACTAAGCCATTCTCAATTAGAGAACTGTTAGCAAGAGTTAAAGCTGTTCTAAGAAGAACTAATACAGTAGCAGTTTCAACTAATTCTAGATTTGGAGAGTTAACTATAGATTTTAGTAAATATGAAGTGAGAAAAAATGATATTAAAGTAGATTTAACCTTAAAAGAATTTGAACTACTAAATATTCTAGTTAAGAATAGAGGAAAAGTTTTGACTAGGGATGTATTACTAGATAAAATTTGGGGTTATGAGTATATTGGAGAAACTAGAACAGTGGATGTTCACATAAGGCACCTAAGGAAAAAAATTGAGGATGATGATAGTAGTCCAAAATATATAGAAACTATCAGGGGAATTGGATACAGGTTTAGTTACGATGAGGAAACTGTATGA
- the pstC gene encoding phosphate ABC transporter permease subunit PstC, with product MEKNHTVIAANSNSKKMRMLKNIKNEQIGRTYATLCGLLIVVLTLSIMFFVIYNGLQIFIKDKYTIGQILFSKEWSMEKGEFGAVIFIVGSALVSIGAVILSAPIAVAVAIFLNHISKGYGKKLIQASLELFVGIPSVVYGLLGILYLVPFIKNVTSGTGFSLLAGIIVLSIMILPTIASLAADAIKIVPHEYIEASYGLGATRWQTIKKVVLPAASNGIFTGIVLGLARAFGEALAVQMVIGNTIKIPDSILSPTTTLTGILTMNMANAIKGTPEYHALWTLAALLLIVSFIFILIIRAIGRRGEVK from the coding sequence ATGGAGAAAAATCATACAGTTATTGCAGCTAATAGCAACAGTAAGAAAATGAGAATGCTTAAGAACATCAAAAATGAACAAATTGGAAGAACTTATGCAACATTATGTGGATTGTTAATTGTAGTATTAACTTTGTCCATAATGTTTTTTGTAATTTACAATGGTCTGCAAATATTTATAAAAGACAAATATACTATAGGACAAATACTATTTTCTAAAGAATGGAGTATGGAAAAAGGGGAATTTGGAGCTGTAATATTTATAGTAGGATCAGCTTTGGTTTCAATTGGAGCAGTTATTTTAAGTGCACCAATTGCTGTAGCTGTTGCTATATTTTTAAATCATATCTCTAAAGGATATGGGAAAAAGCTAATTCAAGCTTCTTTAGAACTTTTTGTTGGAATTCCATCGGTTGTCTATGGACTTTTAGGTATTTTATACCTTGTTCCCTTTATAAAAAATGTTACCAGTGGTACTGGGTTTAGCTTGCTTGCAGGAATTATAGTTTTAAGTATTATGATTTTGCCAACAATTGCTTCGCTTGCAGCAGATGCCATAAAAATTGTACCGCATGAATACATTGAGGCATCCTATGGACTTGGCGCAACTAGATGGCAAACAATTAAAAAGGTAGTTTTACCAGCAGCATCTAATGGAATATTTACAGGGATAGTTCTTGGTTTAGCAAGAGCTTTTGGAGAGGCTTTAGCTGTTCAGATGGTTATCGGAAATACAATTAAGATACCAGATAGCATATTATCTCCTACGACTACTTTAACTGGAATCCTAACTATGAATATGGCAAATGCAATAAAAGGAACGCCAGAATATCATGCACTTTGGACCTTAGCTGCATTACTTTTAATTGTATCGTTCATATTTATATTAATAATAAGAGCTATAGGTAGAAGAGGAGAAGTTAAATAA
- a CDS encoding methyl-accepting chemotaxis protein: protein MKKKSNETKKSKRKGRVRSIKVRLTAYFGLLSAVGSIIIIIISLALFSNSIENNSKKLLTDLAIQTTETIEEKINGQLNSLEVLANNPSFKDMDVSKNEKLSILQKEVDRTGVIKIGIADLNGNITYNDRITKNISDTEYFKTAVVGKAVVSEPIIDTAVRNSEINYAVPIRNKDNKVSGVLVAMRNGNDLSNITDNLIIANGGSAFIINKQGTLIAHENKNLVFDRINLLEDKSINKVGDLGIVAKDMLNNIAGTDKYKNNGVQYMIAYSSINNTGWSLGITMSRNEVLKEALNISSLLIVIAIIILAISSIAILLISRRFSKIIYSNVSYVQEIEQGDLTIDINKKLLSRDDELGDMCRSLSNMQGSLLNIINLIRENSNKIDASSINLFKLSNEVSFESSTVITSIESVSEIVDDQNNLLKDIVSILNVFNEEFKRMIESIEKIDTSAKYIKDLADDSGNDMGNVVSSLDITTIEFNKLVSKIVEVNENVESISQIAKLIDELSKQINLLSLNASIEAARAGVHGRGFDVVAKEIRKLADVSNDSAGNINNIINKIVNDTKAMVSTTKEVSDELDVQKDNIHLALKSFVTIIKSVDTIHPQIEKTIEVLEAVESEKEQILEKIFRTTDLSEEILMKTINIKTSSDNVNMASKKVDSSSNDLTSLTNEMREIVNYFDVK from the coding sequence ATGAAGAAAAAATCTAATGAAACAAAGAAGTCTAAGAGAAAAGGTAGAGTTAGATCTATAAAAGTTAGATTAACTGCTTATTTTGGACTTTTATCCGCAGTTGGATCCATTATTATCATAATAATATCTTTAGCTTTATTTAGTAATAGTATTGAAAACAACTCAAAGAAATTACTTACGGATTTAGCAATACAAACTACAGAAACTATTGAAGAGAAAATCAATGGTCAACTTAATTCATTAGAAGTATTAGCGAATAATCCAAGTTTTAAGGACATGGATGTTAGTAAAAATGAAAAATTAAGCATTTTACAGAAAGAGGTTGATAGAACTGGAGTTATTAAAATAGGGATTGCTGATTTGAACGGCAATATTACTTATAATGATAGAATAACTAAAAATATAAGTGATACAGAATATTTTAAAACAGCTGTTGTTGGAAAAGCTGTTGTTAGTGAACCTATAATTGATACAGCTGTAAGAAATTCAGAGATTAACTACGCTGTTCCAATAAGAAATAAGGACAATAAGGTTAGTGGTGTACTTGTTGCTATGCGGAACGGAAATGATTTAAGTAATATAACAGATAATCTTATAATAGCAAATGGAGGAAGTGCGTTTATTATAAATAAACAAGGAACTCTTATTGCTCATGAAAACAAAAATCTAGTTTTTGATAGGATAAATCTTTTAGAAGATAAGTCAATAAATAAAGTCGGTGATTTAGGAATTGTTGCAAAGGACATGTTAAATAATATTGCTGGTACAGATAAATATAAAAATAATGGTGTTCAATATATGATTGCATACTCTTCAATTAATAACACTGGTTGGTCTTTAGGAATAACTATGAGCAGAAATGAAGTTTTAAAAGAAGCACTTAATATCAGCTCATTGCTTATTGTTATAGCGATTATAATATTAGCGATATCCTCAATAGCTATATTATTGATATCAAGGAGATTTTCAAAAATAATATATAGTAATGTATCTTATGTCCAAGAAATTGAACAAGGTGATTTAACAATTGATATAAATAAGAAACTTTTATCTAGAGATGACGAGCTAGGCGATATGTGTAGATCACTTAGTAATATGCAAGGTTCTCTTTTAAATATAATAAATCTAATAAGAGAAAATTCCAATAAAATTGATGCTAGTTCAATTAATCTCTTTAAGTTATCTAATGAAGTATCTTTTGAATCCAGTACGGTTATTACTTCTATAGAAAGTGTATCAGAGATAGTAGATGATCAAAATAATCTTTTAAAAGATATAGTCTCTATATTAAACGTTTTTAATGAAGAATTCAAAAGAATGATTGAATCAATTGAGAAGATAGATACTAGTGCAAAGTATATAAAAGATCTTGCTGATGATAGTGGAAATGACATGGGCAACGTTGTAAGTTCACTTGATATAACTACAATTGAATTTAATAAGCTTGTTTCAAAAATTGTTGAAGTTAATGAAAATGTTGAAAGTATTTCTCAAATAGCAAAATTAATAGACGAGCTGTCTAAACAAATTAACTTATTATCATTAAATGCATCAATTGAGGCTGCTAGAGCTGGCGTACATGGACGTGGGTTTGATGTGGTTGCAAAGGAAATACGAAAGCTTGCAGATGTAAGCAATGACTCAGCAGGTAATATTAATAATATAATTAATAAGATCGTAAATGATACAAAAGCTATGGTAAGTACTACAAAAGAAGTAAGTGATGAGTTAGATGTGCAGAAGGATAATATCCATTTAGCTTTAAAATCCTTTGTTACAATAATCAAATCAGTAGATACAATACACCCACAAATAGAAAAGACTATAGAAGTATTAGAAGCTGTAGAATCAGAAAAAGAGCAGATATTAGAAAAAATCTTTAGGACTACGGATTTGTCTGAAGAAATACTTATGAAGACTATCAATATAAAAACTTCTTCCGATAATGTCAATATGGCAAGCAAAAAAGTAGATAGTTCTTCAAACGATTTAACTTCTCTTACTAATGAAATGAGAGAGATAGTTAATTATTTCGATGTAAAGTAG